From the genome of Clostridium sp. BNL1100, one region includes:
- a CDS encoding acyl carrier protein has protein sequence MEIKEQIIAVIASALNIETEQVNSISVDENLNRVGVDSVNFIEIIISLEDRLHIVFDDEELLLDNLNTLNKLEKVVSQKLGI, from the coding sequence ATGGAAATAAAAGAACAGATTATTGCTGTAATTGCCTCAGCTTTAAATATTGAAACTGAACAAGTAAACAGCATATCGGTAGATGAAAACCTTAACAGGGTAGGCGTCGATTCAGTTAATTTTATCGAAATTATTATTAGTCTGGAAGATAGATTACATATTGTTTTTGATGATGAGGAACTATTGCTGGATAATCTGAATACATTAAACAAGTTGGAAAAGGTAGTAAGTCAGAAACTTGGAATTTAG
- a CDS encoding ATP-grasp domain-containing protein, whose translation MENGFNLISLLTTERSKGIIVWLCNIGAEKYWSNLSTGVVNRQEDIAVNRMEEMNLLLCREQDIIILREMPNEDYLENLKKMGFFIPTILCPENADLLTPISELVLKDEDLLNKLKEAAEKNNDLYFVPYGVTHLEEEIAEKTGMRIMGAPSHINAKINDKIFNREISEKLGLTVCQGRVCSSADEIREEYERLTNNKPFFSKVIIKEPKGASGKGLYIVDSKEKLESSIRMIARFSRGRTDSKWLVEGWYDKKGDINYQIYVSPDGQVAVFSIKEQLLRDTVYIGSKMPPELEQRVLDSYVEYGEKIGRYLYETGFTGVAGIDSIITEQDVCIPIIEINGRFTLSTYISFVNHILKDKKILSRYFRLTPEKPVNYTDICSKLDKEGLLINPDTKEGIFVYTSGTLPYKHHDSADYCVGRAFALIVSKSWEKVSILNSELDKIMEAYSK comes from the coding sequence ATGGAAAACGGTTTTAACTTAATAAGCCTTCTTACAACAGAAAGAAGCAAAGGAATCATAGTATGGCTTTGCAATATAGGTGCGGAAAAATACTGGAGTAACTTGAGTACAGGGGTTGTTAACAGGCAGGAGGACATTGCCGTAAACCGTATGGAAGAAATGAATCTTCTCCTATGCAGAGAACAGGATATTATTATTCTTCGTGAAATGCCTAATGAAGATTATCTGGAAAATTTGAAAAAAATGGGTTTTTTTATCCCGACCATCCTATGTCCTGAAAATGCTGATTTGTTAACACCTATATCAGAGTTGGTACTAAAAGATGAAGATTTACTGAATAAATTAAAAGAGGCAGCGGAAAAAAACAATGATTTGTATTTCGTTCCGTATGGAGTCACTCACCTTGAAGAGGAAATTGCCGAAAAGACAGGCATGAGGATAATGGGTGCACCTTCTCATATTAATGCAAAAATCAATGACAAGATATTTAACAGAGAAATATCTGAAAAGCTTGGGTTAACTGTATGCCAAGGCAGGGTGTGCAGTTCTGCCGACGAAATCCGGGAAGAATATGAAAGACTGACAAATAACAAGCCGTTCTTTAGCAAAGTGATTATAAAAGAGCCAAAGGGTGCGTCAGGCAAGGGTTTATACATAGTGGACAGCAAGGAAAAGTTAGAATCAAGCATAAGGATGATAGCACGGTTCTCCAGGGGTAGGACAGACAGTAAATGGCTTGTGGAGGGCTGGTATGACAAGAAAGGGGATATTAATTACCAGATATACGTTTCCCCTGACGGACAGGTAGCTGTCTTTTCTATTAAAGAACAGTTACTGAGAGATACAGTTTACATTGGCTCAAAAATGCCGCCTGAACTGGAGCAAAGAGTTCTTGACAGCTATGTGGAATATGGGGAAAAAATAGGAAGATATTTGTATGAAACAGGTTTTACCGGAGTAGCCGGAATTGATTCAATTATCACAGAACAGGATGTATGTATTCCTATAATTGAAATTAACGGTCGATTTACATTATCTACTTATATTTCATTTGTAAATCATATTTTGAAGGACAAAAAAATACTGTCAAGGTACTTCAGACTAACTCCTGAAAAACCGGTGAACTATACCGATATATGCAGCAAGCTGGATAAAGAGGGATTGTTAATAAACCCCGACACTAAGGAAGGGATATTTGTTTACACCTCCGGTACACTTCCGTATAAGCATCACGACAGCGCTGACTATTGTGTTGGAAGAGCTTTTGCATTAATAGTCTCTAAATCATGGGAGAAAGTCAGTATACTTAATTCTGAGCTTGATAAGATTATGGAAGCTTACTCAAAATAA
- a CDS encoding CYTH domain-containing protein, producing MKKGKNIEVEKKYVIDAQNSLLFHKVRTEFSDFMKSFKAGDIKVKDSADDYFDTDSGDLYRQNIILRIRKDNKRKRITIKKDIPDETVSGSDGQLARFEYEKEIDSENIEDNWELLKIYCTELTERFQPKDFNKVIRIEKNREKILFSQDEFSVEVAFDSVTYVNLKNNVSKKEYQIEIELKSDYAHRDRLKTVTDEMEKRYEFLKPNYESKYKRAVNLTCI from the coding sequence ATGAAAAAGGGAAAAAATATAGAAGTTGAGAAGAAATACGTAATTGATGCACAGAATAGTCTTCTTTTCCATAAAGTCCGGACTGAGTTTTCAGACTTTATGAAAAGTTTCAAGGCAGGGGACATAAAAGTAAAAGACAGTGCTGATGATTATTTTGATACTGACAGTGGAGACTTGTACAGACAGAATATAATACTTAGAATTCGAAAGGATAATAAAAGAAAGCGTATAACAATAAAAAAGGATATTCCTGATGAAACCGTTAGCGGTAGTGACGGGCAGCTGGCAAGATTTGAATATGAAAAAGAGATTGATTCTGAGAATATAGAAGATAATTGGGAATTATTAAAAATATATTGCACGGAACTTACTGAAAGATTCCAACCAAAGGATTTTAATAAAGTTATCAGGATTGAAAAAAACCGTGAGAAAATACTGTTTTCGCAAGATGAATTTTCAGTTGAAGTCGCTTTTGACAGTGTTACTTATGTAAACCTAAAAAACAATGTATCAAAAAAAGAATATCAGATAGAAATTGAGCTGAAATCAGATTACGCTCATAGAGACAGACTAAAGACAGTAACGGATGAAATGGAAAAGAGATATGAGTTTCTTAAACCCAACTATGAATCAAAGTATAAAAGGGCAGTGAATTTGACCTGCATTTAA
- a CDS encoding diguanylate cyclase produces the protein MYEDNAKFNVASSIEQSIELLMKLNQEYANLTSKVKNLENRLAAVSVLIDINEYMGNILHYQDLVSYLKDVIAGVLGLDCKIFTPDDITKMNIDSSYLPSTDLYIQDLKAQEKELFGYNSGSLGVLSISKRDLYGYLVIHHELADMIDEEKKVLLQLIKSQICIYFENAILFSKLRDSAEHDGLTGLYNRLYLSQLLDNWEDKMVDINGAIILDLDNFKNINDNYGHLAGDNVIRMLVGVIKNTIRNLPVYAIRYGGEEFLLLTRGIDSKNIVEIAETIRREFNVLKYEKSSLSVSLGVSILGESCGVVDYMELIRSADDALYTAKRIGKNVVVTSDEDLQLFESVSFNIAKNLSRYNRFNVIGEIYRVNFKSPHLLSIDEYNKLKYCITSCFREYDGIYGSVSLSFVVLTDNQIPQELIEHKINMALVSNGLDYISFEVYSNTDAYREVMLHSERVAAISIALAEAYGLPADECEKVRLAAANHDIGKLYVNPKILNKPGKLTPEEYEKIKMHAFFSYQYAKSRESLKFVADYIFYHHEYVDGSGYFKKKDIPLHSQIIVLADIFDALNENRCYRAAFSRDEAIRIMEGEKHKFNPELFELMKQIANYI, from the coding sequence ATGTACGAGGATAATGCTAAGTTTAATGTGGCTTCTTCAATAGAGCAAAGTATTGAACTCCTAATGAAACTAAATCAGGAATACGCAAACCTTACTTCAAAGGTGAAAAATCTTGAAAACAGACTTGCTGCGGTATCAGTACTGATAGATATTAACGAGTATATGGGTAACATCCTGCATTATCAGGATCTTGTAAGCTATCTGAAGGACGTTATTGCTGGGGTTCTTGGTCTGGATTGCAAGATTTTCACTCCCGATGATATTACAAAGATGAATATAGATAGTTCATATCTTCCCAGTACTGATTTATACATACAAGATTTAAAGGCTCAGGAGAAGGAACTCTTTGGATATAACTCCGGTTCCCTTGGCGTACTGAGTATTTCAAAACGTGATTTATATGGTTACCTTGTTATTCACCATGAATTAGCTGACATGATTGACGAGGAAAAAAAGGTTTTACTTCAGCTGATTAAAAGCCAGATATGTATATACTTTGAAAATGCAATTCTATTTTCAAAGCTTAGGGATTCAGCGGAACATGATGGATTGACAGGCCTCTATAACAGATTGTATCTTTCTCAGCTGCTGGATAACTGGGAAGACAAGATGGTTGACATAAATGGTGCGATAATACTTGATTTGGATAATTTTAAGAATATCAATGACAATTACGGACATCTGGCCGGGGATAATGTTATTAGGATGTTGGTGGGTGTTATTAAAAATACTATTAGGAACCTTCCTGTTTATGCTATACGTTATGGTGGAGAAGAATTTCTTTTACTTACAAGGGGAATTGATTCCAAGAATATTGTAGAAATAGCTGAAACAATCCGCAGAGAGTTTAATGTCTTGAAATATGAGAAAAGCAGTCTCAGCGTGAGTCTGGGGGTCTCAATATTAGGTGAATCCTGTGGGGTAGTAGACTATATGGAGCTTATAAGAAGCGCTGATGATGCATTGTATACAGCCAAGAGAATCGGCAAAAATGTGGTAGTCACCTCCGATGAAGACCTTCAGCTATTTGAGTCAGTATCATTCAACATTGCAAAGAATCTGTCAAGATATAACAGATTCAACGTTATAGGAGAAATTTACAGGGTTAATTTTAAATCACCCCATTTATTATCTATAGATGAATACAACAAACTAAAATATTGTATTACATCCTGTTTCAGAGAATATGACGGAATATACGGTTCTGTTTCATTATCATTTGTAGTTTTAACAGATAACCAGATACCTCAGGAACTTATAGAGCATAAAATTAATATGGCTCTGGTAAGCAATGGATTGGATTATATTAGCTTTGAAGTATACTCAAATACCGATGCTTACAGGGAGGTTATGCTCCACAGCGAGAGAGTTGCTGCCATTAGCATTGCGCTTGCAGAGGCTTACGGCCTTCCGGCAGACGAATGTGAAAAGGTAAGGCTTGCTGCTGCGAACCATGATATAGGAAAACTGTATGTGAATCCAAAGATTCTCAATAAACCCGGGAAGCTTACGCCAGAGGAATACGAAAAAATCAAAATGCACGCCTTTTTCAGCTATCAGTATGCTAAAAGTCGTGAAAGCCTTAAATTTGTTGCGGATTACATATTTTATCATCATGAATATGTAGACGGTTCAGGATATTTTAAGAAAAAAGATATTCCACTACATTCCCAAATTATAGTACTGGCAGATATTTTTGATGCATTAAACGAAAACAGATGCTACCGGGCTGCTTTTAGCAGAGATGAAGCAATAAGGATAATGGAGGGCGAAAAGCACAAATTTAACCCGGAATTGTTTGAATTAATGAAGCAGATTGCAAATTATATTTAA